In the Spirochaeta lutea genome, one interval contains:
- a CDS encoding GNAT family N-acetyltransferase → MESYQVLEVDSPRLYRQFYRLPARLYAQESRWVPPLWSDERRGYQSSNPMLDGVDFTLLLAYDSQDITRERPLGRLMVYHDRAFNESQGEQVALFGAYDAVNDRRVTKSLMDRAKVWAADRGLRGILGPINPVAEFWGVLIQGFDESAMFLTPYNYRYYHDNLIMAGLEKAMDLYAYQADAKTGYTIPHRYQRFRELFFKRNPGFSLRPFDPRRIDREADAIYEISNIALAANWGYVPVSREVMGDMVKRLRPIIDPRAIWFVEDQGRPVGFCLGWPDFNLVLEKTRGRLLPFGWTHLLTTLPRVRDYRLFGLAVLPEYHGRGLDALLYMSLYEALAPRGIRLEANWILENNHRMNRALVNLGLERTKTYRLYRDSW, encoded by the coding sequence ATGGAGTCCTACCAAGTCTTAGAGGTTGATTCGCCCCGGTTATACCGTCAGTTCTATCGTCTTCCCGCACGGCTCTATGCCCAGGAATCCCGATGGGTACCGCCCCTCTGGTCGGATGAACGTCGGGGATATCAATCCTCCAACCCGATGCTGGATGGTGTGGATTTTACCCTCTTGCTTGCCTACGATTCTCAGGACATCACCCGGGAGAGGCCCCTGGGGCGGCTGATGGTGTACCATGACCGGGCCTTCAATGAGTCCCAAGGGGAACAGGTTGCCCTATTCGGCGCCTACGATGCGGTGAACGACCGGAGGGTAACCAAATCTCTCATGGACCGTGCTAAGGTCTGGGCTGCTGATCGGGGGTTGCGGGGGATTCTCGGACCCATTAACCCGGTGGCGGAATTTTGGGGGGTGTTGATTCAGGGGTTTGATGAGTCCGCCATGTTTCTTACCCCCTACAACTACCGGTATTACCATGACAATCTCATCATGGCTGGTCTGGAAAAGGCAATGGATCTGTATGCATACCAAGCCGATGCCAAAACCGGCTACACCATACCCCACCGCTATCAGCGCTTTCGGGAACTATTCTTTAAGCGAAATCCCGGGTTTTCCCTGCGGCCCTTTGATCCCCGGCGGATTGACCGGGAGGCTGACGCCATCTACGAAATTTCTAATATCGCCCTTGCTGCGAATTGGGGCTACGTACCGGTGAGCCGAGAGGTGATGGGGGATATGGTAAAGCGACTGCGGCCCATCATCGATCCCAGGGCAATCTGGTTTGTAGAGGATCAGGGGCGCCCCGTGGGGTTCTGTCTGGGGTGGCCTGATTTTAACCTCGTGCTGGAGAAAACCAGGGGCAGGCTTTTGCCCTTCGGGTGGACTCACCTGCTGACAACCCTGCCGCGGGTACGGGATTACCGTCTCTTCGGCCTGGCGGTGCTGCCGGAGTACCACGGCCGGGGTTTGGATGCCCTGCTGTACATGAGTCTGTACGAGGCCCTGGCTCCCCGGGGGATTCGCCTGGAGGCTAATTGGATCTTGGAGAACAACCATCGAATGAACCGAGCATTGGTTAATCTGGGGCTTGAACGCACCAAGACCTACCGGCTCTACCGTGACTCCTGGTAG
- a CDS encoding Crp/Fnr family transcriptional regulator, which produces MSNPLQLSMVNFNKGAYIIVEGKQNANQFFIIRQGKVRISKEVEVVAEEGGNLLGPGDFFGVVATMSGHSHIETAQAITDCSLISVTRENYGTLIERNTPVAMKIIESFSRRMRYLDQALARLTQKTTNADEDINHLFEVAEYYAKQNQYNQAYYAYYQYLKFCPQGMHVNTAKQRIMKIKPYSKAVFLEDETETFTRQYPKDTMVFSEAMPGKELYIIQKGSVKITKIVNGNEVLLAVLKQGDIFGEMALLENKPRSASAIAFEDSVLLAVTKENFARMVKTQPQIISRLTTLLSERIWFIYKQLANTLLSDPVGKLYDVLLIQLEKNRIPIKANEAHTFDFGAKELVHMVGLSKPEGDRALMELMKNPKIRAMENRVFCSDIDEVLKQAQYYRKLQRISRSRDTVAR; this is translated from the coding sequence ATGAGCAACCCTTTACAGCTTTCCATGGTGAACTTTAACAAAGGTGCATACATCATTGTTGAAGGTAAACAGAACGCAAATCAGTTTTTTATTATTCGCCAGGGGAAGGTCCGCATTAGCAAAGAGGTTGAGGTGGTTGCTGAAGAGGGGGGGAACCTCCTTGGGCCTGGAGATTTTTTCGGGGTTGTGGCTACCATGTCCGGTCACAGTCATATTGAAACAGCCCAGGCCATAACCGATTGTTCTCTGATCTCGGTAACCCGTGAGAATTACGGTACCCTGATTGAACGGAATACCCCGGTAGCCATGAAGATTATCGAGAGCTTTTCCCGGCGTATGCGGTATCTTGACCAGGCCCTGGCCCGGTTAACCCAAAAAACCACTAACGCGGATGAGGATATTAACCATCTATTTGAGGTGGCTGAGTACTACGCAAAACAGAACCAGTACAATCAAGCCTATTACGCCTACTACCAGTATCTGAAGTTCTGCCCCCAGGGAATGCATGTGAATACGGCGAAACAGCGGATCATGAAGATCAAGCCCTATTCAAAGGCTGTGTTTCTGGAGGATGAGACAGAGACTTTTACCCGGCAGTACCCCAAGGATACCATGGTCTTTTCTGAGGCGATGCCCGGGAAGGAGCTGTACATCATCCAAAAGGGGTCGGTTAAGATTACCAAGATTGTAAACGGAAATGAGGTGCTCCTCGCAGTACTCAAGCAGGGAGATATCTTCGGGGAGATGGCTCTCCTGGAAAATAAACCCCGTAGTGCCAGCGCTATCGCCTTTGAGGACTCGGTGTTACTGGCGGTTACGAAGGAAAATTTCGCCCGGATGGTAAAAACCCAACCCCAGATTATTTCCCGACTGACAACCCTGCTTTCCGAGCGGATCTGGTTTATTTACAAACAGCTTGCTAATACCCTCCTGAGCGATCCGGTAGGAAAACTCTACGATGTCCTGCTTATCCAGCTGGAGAAAAACAGGATACCCATAAAGGCCAACGAGGCGCATACCTTTGACTTCGGGGCTAAGGAGTTGGTTCATATGGTGGGGCTCAGCAAGCCCGAGGGTGATCGTGCTCTCATGGAGCTCATGAAAAATCCCAAAATCCGGGCCATGGAAAACCGTGTGTTCTGCTCGGATATTGATGAGGTTCTCAAACAGGCTCAGTATTACCGGAAGCTCCAACGGATCTCCCGAAGCCGGGATACCGTGGCACGGTAA
- the glyA gene encoding serine hydroxymethyltransferase, whose product MSILEKVDPELYKVVRLEEKRQIEKLEMIASENFTSPGVLEAAGTVLTDKYAEGYPGKRYYGGCEYVDMAEDLARDRAKQLFGADHVNVQPHSGSSANIGVYNTVLEPGDTILGMDLAHGGHLTHGASVSVSGTLYNAVHYGVDKETETLNYDEILRLAQEHKPKLIIAGASAYPRTIDFDRFRAIADEVGALFMTDMAHIAGLVAAKLHPNPVPVSHFTTTTTHKTLRGPRGGMILIGKDGENTIGKVAAKSGRTKLWSELLDSSIMPGIQGGPLMHIIAAKAVAFKEALEPSFVDYQKQIVKNAKVLADYFTSKGLRLISGGTDNHLMLMDVTSLGITGKEAEQMLDKANITVNKNAIPYDTKSPFVTSGIRIGTPALTTRGLKEDDMRTVGEFIYTVLSSKGDDATVASVAHAVSQFSAKFPRTSQQ is encoded by the coding sequence GTGTCTATACTAGAAAAGGTAGATCCCGAACTGTATAAGGTAGTCCGTCTAGAGGAAAAACGGCAAATCGAGAAGCTGGAGATGATCGCATCGGAGAATTTTACCTCTCCAGGGGTACTTGAGGCCGCCGGTACAGTACTTACCGATAAGTATGCCGAGGGGTATCCTGGCAAACGGTACTACGGGGGATGTGAATATGTTGATATGGCGGAAGACCTTGCCAGAGACCGGGCGAAGCAGCTGTTCGGGGCAGACCATGTGAATGTCCAACCCCACTCAGGATCAAGCGCGAACATCGGTGTGTACAATACCGTCCTTGAGCCTGGTGATACCATCTTGGGTATGGACCTCGCTCACGGTGGACACCTCACCCATGGGGCCAGCGTGTCGGTATCCGGTACCCTGTACAATGCCGTACACTACGGTGTGGATAAAGAGACAGAAACCCTGAATTATGATGAGATTCTACGTCTTGCCCAGGAGCATAAGCCGAAATTAATAATTGCCGGTGCATCGGCGTATCCGCGTACCATAGATTTTGATCGATTCCGCGCCATTGCCGATGAGGTGGGGGCGTTGTTTATGACGGATATGGCCCATATTGCCGGTCTCGTAGCAGCGAAACTCCACCCGAACCCGGTACCGGTAAGCCATTTCACCACAACAACCACCCATAAGACCCTTCGTGGCCCCCGGGGCGGAATGATCCTCATCGGTAAGGATGGGGAGAATACCATCGGCAAGGTGGCAGCAAAATCCGGCAGGACCAAGCTGTGGAGCGAGTTGCTGGATTCTTCCATTATGCCTGGGATCCAGGGGGGACCGTTGATGCATATTATCGCCGCCAAAGCTGTGGCATTTAAAGAAGCCCTAGAACCCTCCTTCGTGGATTACCAGAAACAAATCGTCAAGAACGCCAAGGTCTTGGCTGATTACTTTACCTCCAAGGGGCTGCGTCTCATCTCCGGAGGAACGGATAACCATCTGATGCTTATGGATGTGACCAGCCTGGGGATTACCGGAAAAGAGGCGGAACAGATGCTGGATAAGGCCAACATTACGGTGAACAAGAATGCCATTCCCTACGATACCAAGAGCCCCTTCGTTACCAGCGGTATCCGGATCGGGACCCCGGCCCTCACGACCCGGGGACTGAAGGAGGATGATATGCGTACGGTGGGTGAGTTCATCTACACCGTTTTGTCCAGCAAGGGTGATGATGCTACCGTTGCTTCCGTTGCCCATGCAGTATCCCAGTTCAGTGCAAAATTCCCAAGAACTTCACAACAATAG
- a CDS encoding transglutaminase domain-containing protein, producing MRPSFTKIRLWLLLSGGVLVVLLAVLWYQASRPPYLDGVYPRIASPGEVLVIEGRHFGSNRGSSQIFIAGTRVTQSRIIEWTPQRISLRVPDSVQSGLITLETNHGQSNGLLFANRAQVPRRAESQAPGSGEGLESNSDIQLEPVLSSAARGYTTGALVTVKHPSIPDIQGNGAVYLPDSQGENGAVVPQFWMRGSVGFFIPTWARSGDVTLKFPGREPVTLTVPILIQSELPAVEVSHQNWMIHYGLETRVTQGQPQDKLIIRVPLPPQRPYQRIHEKTETISGLDEGWRAVRRVAEQPGQDYVIALGPDGTGEQPIDLTLGVRGTSIGLSYEIDPGQVSGNYQGFLPEVEGWDRLDRVLHPHATSTQIQAAASRIVGRQSNPYRKVQLVFDWLAGQLEPGPPGGVYGLSSRYTEVLLDPSEALEDEQVVTPGSSRDYASLGVDLLRAGGVPARMIDGFLVLPYNHLVPHAWIEYFLPGLGWIPADPALMDGMVSQHPGLPKDSEDFYRRGIDAYHILLATEPRGYMDSLEHSVLTSIKLPGIAQTLPGIFYTTQGVRLSQARWKVPYLTF from the coding sequence ATGAGACCTTCCTTTACAAAAATCCGGCTCTGGTTACTGCTTTCCGGCGGCGTGTTAGTTGTTCTGCTCGCTGTTCTCTGGTACCAGGCGTCCCGGCCGCCCTACCTCGATGGAGTCTACCCCCGTATTGCCTCTCCCGGTGAGGTGTTGGTTATCGAAGGAAGGCATTTCGGATCCAACAGGGGGAGCTCGCAGATTTTCATTGCCGGCACACGGGTAACCCAGAGCCGGATTATCGAGTGGACACCCCAGCGGATCAGCCTGAGGGTTCCGGATTCTGTGCAATCCGGGCTCATCACCCTGGAAACCAACCATGGCCAAAGTAACGGTCTGCTTTTTGCGAACCGGGCCCAGGTTCCCCGCAGGGCGGAGAGTCAAGCCCCAGGCTCCGGGGAGGGCTTGGAATCCAATTCAGATATACAATTGGAACCAGTCCTGTCCTCAGCCGCCCGAGGATACACCACCGGTGCCCTTGTTACAGTGAAGCATCCATCAATTCCTGATATCCAGGGAAACGGTGCAGTTTACCTCCCGGATAGCCAGGGGGAGAACGGAGCTGTTGTTCCTCAGTTCTGGATGCGGGGGAGTGTCGGGTTTTTTATTCCTACCTGGGCTCGTAGCGGGGATGTAACCCTGAAATTTCCCGGAAGGGAACCGGTTACCCTGACCGTCCCCATACTCATACAATCCGAGTTGCCCGCCGTTGAGGTTTCCCACCAGAACTGGATGATCCATTACGGATTAGAGACCCGGGTGACCCAGGGGCAACCCCAGGATAAACTCATTATCCGGGTGCCCCTCCCTCCCCAGCGACCTTACCAACGGATTCATGAAAAAACAGAAACCATCAGTGGTCTGGATGAGGGTTGGCGAGCCGTCCGACGGGTGGCAGAGCAGCCCGGTCAGGACTATGTCATCGCCCTAGGACCTGACGGGACAGGTGAACAGCCGATCGATCTGACTCTGGGGGTTCGGGGTACCAGCATCGGGTTGTCATATGAGATTGACCCTGGGCAGGTTTCCGGGAACTATCAGGGTTTTTTACCCGAGGTTGAAGGCTGGGACAGACTGGACCGGGTTCTCCATCCCCATGCAACGAGTACCCAGATTCAAGCCGCAGCATCGCGGATTGTGGGAAGGCAGTCGAATCCCTACCGCAAAGTACAGCTGGTGTTCGATTGGTTAGCCGGCCAGCTCGAACCCGGTCCGCCCGGGGGGGTGTACGGCCTCTCAAGCCGGTATACGGAGGTGTTGCTCGACCCCTCCGAGGCTTTGGAGGATGAACAGGTTGTAACCCCTGGCTCTTCCAGGGACTATGCCAGTCTCGGGGTGGATCTGCTCCGTGCAGGAGGAGTGCCGGCCCGGATGATCGACGGGTTTCTAGTGCTGCCCTACAATCATCTGGTACCCCATGCATGGATTGAGTACTTTTTGCCCGGGTTGGGCTGGATACCCGCAGATCCGGCTCTGATGGACGGAATGGTTAGCCAGCATCCCGGATTACCCAAGGATTCTGAGGACTTCTACCGAAGGGGGATTGATGCCTACCACATCCTCTTGGCTACCGAACCCAGGGGTTATATGGATTCCCTGGAGCACTCCGTGTTGACCAGTATTAAGCTGCCCGGTATTGCCCAGACACTTCCGGGAATCTTTTACACAACCCAGGGTGTCCGTTTGAGCCAGGCCCGCTGGAAAGTTCCCTACCTAACATTCTAG